One genomic segment of Hippoglossus hippoglossus isolate fHipHip1 chromosome 22, fHipHip1.pri, whole genome shotgun sequence includes these proteins:
- the LOC117756540 gene encoding growth hormone secretagogue receptor type 1-like, translating into MDLMEEGNVSCGVKNCSTPGFQENCSNQDCQKEETRFGSIELVCDSNENQSSIFRFLVCLTVILVSLIIFGLLGNTLTLLVVWLRPHMRSCTYLYLSSMAVSDLLNLLLLPLDIYKLWTDLKLGDFACKLTVFLSECCTYCTILHITFLSLERYLVVCWPITSKTLVTHRRTRALIGCLWLGAAVSAAPFLVMMEVDHKGKEDEIEVCRLSKSSFSSGLMLAILILYNLYFLVPLCILGLVYILIGRTLRLRPQSSRKDKSHQHAVKMLGVIFLAFVLCWLPYIVGLTMTYVSESTGAESPGTNTDTNTLSDMNTPPESTGNMASVTEPVSLSDWDLKTQAHTDRDDALCENTNNEIDTLSDADAHLVDTQPETLNDPGAGSDNTSAHHVVSHDIRAGESTHNLAPRTERDTHSEIHNTTRNNSAINPLVYHLMSARYRHAVRSLVHTHCLTPSH; encoded by the exons ATGGATCTAATGGAGGAGGGAAACGTGAGCTGTGGAGTTAAAAACTGTAGCACGCCAGGCTTCCAGGAAAACTGCTCCAACCAAGACTGTCAGAAGGAGGAAACAAGATTTGGATCGATTGAGTTAG TTTGTGATTCTAAtgaaaatcaatcatcaatatTTCGTTTTCTAGTGTGTCTGACTGTGATTTTGGTTTCACTGATAATCTTCGGCCTTCttggaaacacactgacccttCTGGTGGTTTGGCTTCGCCCACACATGAGAAGCTGCACCTACCTCTACCTGAGCAGCATGGCTGTTAGTGATCTGCTgaatcttctgctgctgcctctggatATATATAAG CTCTGGACAGACTTGAAGTTGGGAGACTTCGCCTGTAAGCTGACCGTGTTCCTCTCAGAGTGCTGCACCTACTGCACCATCCTCCACATCACCTTTCTCTCCTTGGAGAGGTACCTGGTTGTCTGCTGGCCAATCACCTCCAAGACGCTGGTGACACATCGCAGAACcagggctctgattggctgcctctGGCTGGGAGCGGCTGTCAGTGCAGCACCATTTTTGGTCATGATGGAAGTGGATCATAAGGGAAAAGAGGATGAAATCGAAGTGTGCAGATTATCAAAATCCTCATTCTCCTCTGGCCTCATGTTGGCCATATTAATTCTCTACAACCTGTACTTCCTGGTACCCCTGTGCATCCTGGGACTAGTCTACATCCTGATTGGACGGACTCTGAGGCTCCGACCACAAAGCAGCCGTAAAGACAAGAGTCACCAACACGCAGTCAAGATGCTGG GAGTGATCTTCTTGGCCTTCGTCCTGTGCTGGCTGCCCTACATCGTCGGCCTGACCATGACCTATGTTTCTGAGAGCACTGGTGCTGAAAGTCCGGGaactaacacagacacaaacacactctcggACATGAACACTCCTCCTGAAAGCACAGGCAACATGGCCTCTGTTACCGAACCTGTTAGCCTCTCAGACTGGGACCTGAAGAcacaagctcacacagacagagatgatgcactctgtgaaaacacaaacaacgagATCGACACACTCAGTGATGCAGACGCACACTTGGTGGACACACAACCTGAAACGCTCAATGACCCGGGCGCAGGTTCTGACAATACGAGCGCACATCATGTTGTATCACACGACATCAGAGCTGGGGAGAGCACACACAACCTGGCTCCTCGCactgaaagagacacacactcgGAGATACACAATACTACACGTAACAA TTCTGCCATCAACCCTCTGGTGTACCACCTGATGTCTGCCAGGTACAGACACGCTGTGCGTAGCCTCGTGCACACGCACTGTCTCACACCGTCTCACTGA